TCAATTCCCCCAGGAGAGGCAGGGAGATCGTGCCATCGGGCAGGACGGTGACTGCCCGGCTCAGGTCCTGATTCTTCCAGACCACCACCTCCAGCACATCCCCGTAGCCGATGATGTACGGCGGCTCCCCGGTGGCGACGGATTCAGCCGCCTGCACGGCTCCTGCTGCCATCCACAGCCAACACGTCAGAGCCGCTGCCAGAGCGCAAGTCTTCATGTTCCCTCCTGTTCTCTTTCGGTTTTGGTTGTTGCCCGCCAGTCCGCGGCAAGGGGCTGGGCGGCGGCGGGTTGTGCGCAGCAGGCGCGTTTCAGGGCAGCTCCCGCAACGCCTTTTCCGCCTCGGCCCGTCCCGGGAACTCGCCGGGCCGGGCAAGAGCGGTTTGCAGTCGCGAGCGGGCTGCCGCCGGCTGGCCGTTCCTGACCAGCGCCACGCCCAGGTGGTAGTTGAGGATCGGGTTTTCCGGATCGCCCTGCAGAGCCTGCTCCAGCACGGCGGTGGCCTTGCCGTAGTCACCCAGCCGGTAGTGGGCCCAGCCCACCGTGTCCATGATCTCCGGCCGGTTGGGATTCTTGTCCAGGGCCTTCTGGGCCAGGGCCAGGGCCTTCGTTAGGCCATCCCGGTCCTGGGAGGTTTCCGCCAGAAGGAAGGCCAGGTTGTTGGCGGCCATCCAGGCGTCGGGCTCGGCCTGCAGGGTGTCTTCATAAACCTGGATGGCCTTCTTCGGCTCGCCGGTCTGCTCGAAGAGAAGGGCCAGGGTCATGGCCGTCCCCAGGTCCTTGGGGTTGGCTTGCAGGCGATCCTGGAAGGTGGCCACCGCCTCCTGCTGCTTGCCCTGGGCCAGGTAGATCCTGGCCAGGTTGCCGGCCGGGGCCGGCCACTGGGGCATGAGGTCCATGGCCTTCAGGAAGGACGCCTCCGCCTGCTTGTACTCCTGGCGGGCTGCGTAGGTGTTGCCCAAAAGATTGTGGGTGAAGGCATCCTGGGGATTCTGGCGCAGTCGCTCCTGGCAGATGGCAATCGCCCGCTCCCCCTGCTTTTGCGCCACCAGGGACTGGATGAGCGCGACCAGGAGCGGCATGGACTGGGGCATCCGGCGGTAGCCCTTTTCCAGCTCGGCGGTGGCCTCGGCCCAGCGGTTCTGCCTGGCGTAGACCTGGCTCAGCCGCAGGTAGCCGAACGGGCTGTCCGGCAGGAGATCCCGGATCTCCTGATACTGTTTTTCGGCATCGGCGTAATCCTGCGCCGCAAAGGCCAAGTCACCCAGGTCAGCCTGGGCCTGGGAGTCCTCCGGGTGGTCCTCCAGGATCAGCTGCAGCTGTTCTTCGGCACCGGCATAGTCCTTCTTCATGGCCAGGACCTTGGCCAGAGTGCGGCGGAGGTCCCGGGATTGCGGGATCGTCTTGAGGGCGGTGCGCAAGGCATCGGCGGCCAGGTCGAGCTCCTGGTTCTGGACGTGGGCCTCTGCGAGACCGAGTTGCCCCTGGATGAGGCCTGGCCTTTCTTTGACCACGCTGCGGAATTCGGCCACCGCCTCCCCGCCTTTCTTCTTGCCCAGGAGGATGGTGCCTTTGTGCAGATGGGCCTCCACGTCGCGAGCGTTCTCCTTGAGGACTTCATCCACGTACCGCTCGGCAGCAGCAACATCGTTCTTGGCCAGGAGGACCCGGGTCAAGGAGTTCTTCGTCTGGAGGATCTTGGGCGCCGTCTGATCGTCGTCCAACGCCAGACACTCGTTGAGGGTGGCCAGGGCCTGGTCGAGGTCCTGGCGTCTGAACTGGGCCTCTGCCAGCAGGAAGCGCAGGTCGAAGCTCTTGGGCAGGCGGCCGATGGCCTCGGCCAGCGTCTTTTCGGCCCGGTCCAGCTCCTTCTTGCCCAGGAAGAACTGGGCCACCTGGAGCTGGGTCCGCTCGTCCTCCGGGGCGGCGCTGCCCATGGCGGCCAGGGCGGCGGCCGCCTCGTCCTGCTTGCCGGTGTCCCAGAGCAGGCTGGCCAGGGTCAGCTGCAGCGCCGGCTGATCGGCATCGGCCTTCAGGGCCTCCCGAACGACGGCGATGGCGGCATCGGGGCGACCGCCCTTGACGTAGAAGTCGGACAGAACGATCCTGAGCGCCGGATGTCCCGGGTTGGCCGCCATTCCGGCCTGGAGGGTCTCCTCCACCGCCGGCTGGTCACCCTGCTGCCCGTGCGCTGTGGCCAGAAGCATATAGAGCGGCGGCTCGGTGTGGCCTTGGGCTCGCAAGGGGTCCAGAATCAGGCGAGCGCCCGCAGGGTCCTGGTCGGCCAACAAGGTGGAAGCCTTGAGGAAAAGGGCCTCCAGATGCTGCGGCTCCTTGGCCAGGATCAGCTCCGCCTTCTCCCGGGCCTTGGCCACCTCCCGGCCAGCCAGGAGCAGGCGGCCGATCTCCAGGTGTGCCCCGAGGTGCTCGGGCTGGTGCTCGGCAGCCTTGAGAAAGAAGCCGTAGGCCTTCTTTGCATCTCCCCTCTGCAGATCGATCTTGCCCAGCTCGAAGTAGGCGTCAGCAAACTTGGGATCGATCTGGAGGGCATTTCGGAATTCCAGACGGGCCTTGACCAGATCCCCCTTTTCCAGCAAGGCCTTGCCCCGCTCGAAGAACTTGGCTCTCTTCTCCTCCGAGCTGCTGCAGGCGACAACCAGGACAGCCACCAGCAGCAGGCAGAGCATCTTGACGCACGGTCGAATCCTTTTCATCATCTCCTCCCCCAAGATAGGCCAACTCCGCCCCACATTCTGCACCAGCTAGACAGCCCCTTTGCGCTGCAGGACAACCAGAACGGTCTTGGCCAGGATCTCCAGGTCCTTGGAGAAGCGCCACTGATCCAGATACTGGCAGTCCAGTTCCACCACCTGGTTGAAGTCGGTGATCTTGTTGCGCCCCGACACCTGCCACAGCCCGGTGAGGCCGGGCTTGGCGGAGATGCGGCGGCGTTGCCAGAACTGGTACCGCTCCACCTCCTCCACCGTGGGCGGCCGGGTGCCCACCAGGCTCATCTCGCCCTTGAGGACGTTGACGAACTGGGGAAACTCGTCCAGCGAGGTCTTGCGGAGCCAACGGCCAACCCGGGTGATCCGGGGATCGTCGGTGAGCTTGAACATCGCTCCTTGCATCTCGTTCCTGGCCATGAGCTCCTGTTTGCGCGCCTCTGCATCCTGGTACATGGACCGGAATTTGTACAGATGAAAGATGCGGCCGTTCTGCCCCACCCGTTTCTGGCGGAACAGCACCGGACCCGGGGAGTCCAGTTCGATGGCCAGGGCCACAAGGGGGAACATCACCAGCAGAAGAAGACAACCCACCAAACCGCCGGCGATATCCAGCAGCCGTTTGTACAACAGCCCGGTGGCGTTGAAGTTGTCGCCGCGCAGGGTCAAAAAGGGCACATCCTGGCA
The genomic region above belongs to Thermodesulfobacteriota bacterium and contains:
- a CDS encoding tetratricopeptide repeat protein codes for the protein MKRIRPCVKMLCLLLVAVLVVACSSSEEKRAKFFERGKALLEKGDLVKARLEFRNALQIDPKFADAYFELGKIDLQRGDAKKAYGFFLKAAEHQPEHLGAHLEIGRLLLAGREVAKAREKAELILAKEPQHLEALFLKASTLLADQDPAGARLILDPLRAQGHTEPPLYMLLATAHGQQGDQPAVEETLQAGMAANPGHPALRIVLSDFYVKGGRPDAAIAVVREALKADADQPALQLTLASLLWDTGKQDEAAAALAAMGSAAPEDERTQLQVAQFFLGKKELDRAEKTLAEAIGRLPKSFDLRFLLAEAQFRRQDLDQALATLNECLALDDDQTAPKILQTKNSLTRVLLAKNDVAAAERYVDEVLKENARDVEAHLHKGTILLGKKKGGEAVAEFRSVVKERPGLIQGQLGLAEAHVQNQELDLAADALRTALKTIPQSRDLRRTLAKVLAMKKDYAGAEEQLQLILEDHPEDSQAQADLGDLAFAAQDYADAEKQYQEIRDLLPDSPFGYLRLSQVYARQNRWAEATAELEKGYRRMPQSMPLLVALIQSLVAQKQGERAIAICQERLRQNPQDAFTHNLLGNTYAARQEYKQAEASFLKAMDLMPQWPAPAGNLARIYLAQGKQQEAVATFQDRLQANPKDLGTAMTLALLFEQTGEPKKAIQVYEDTLQAEPDAWMAANNLAFLLAETSQDRDGLTKALALAQKALDKNPNRPEIMDTVGWAHYRLGDYGKATAVLEQALQGDPENPILNYHLGVALVRNGQPAAARSRLQTALARPGEFPGRAEAEKALRELP